Below is a genomic region from Helianthus annuus cultivar XRQ/B chromosome 2, HanXRQr2.0-SUNRISE, whole genome shotgun sequence.
TTAATGCTTGGAGCTCAGATTCTTTCTCCACGAGTTTGGAATTAGTGTGTTGCAATTCGGACTCCAAGTCAACGATTTGACTTTCCTGCTGTTCGATTAACAAATGGCATAGTTTCTGATCAAGTTCATATGGCATTACACCATTACCCTGATTATATTCCAAATCAAGATCTTCAGCGGTAGTTTTGTtctgaaaacatcaacaaaaaaaatTAGGGCTGGCAATAGATATCCGTATAAGACACGGTTAGACCTGTTTGCTGAAAAAGTACACAGcgtgatttttttactttttaaaaataaatataattatgagGTTAGGATCCATCATTTCTTCTTCTTggtacataaaacgtaaaactgTGAAACATgagatataaagtagttaaacgagttgtATTCAAGTTTAATACTTGTGTTACACGCGTCGTTAGAGACCTGCTAAACCCGATAAGACAAGATTTGTCAGCCCTAAAAGAATGGTCAAACATATGAAGTAAGATTGCTTATGACTTATAATTACAAGCGATCAAACTCCTGGTTTAAAAATGCACGCATCGGGAACGCATAACGTGCCATGTGCATGATGCGGTGATGAGATCGCATCAACTGCATACAACCTCCTAAATCGTTTTATTTAAAATTTCATATCGACTTTGTAATAAAATTGTTTATAGAACCGATCCCATCTTGCCACCTTGAATAAACCATATGTCGATATATACGAATTcctatttattataaaaaaaatacctGAAAAGAAGACGATGTGGTGGACACTTGAAGCTTTAGAAGCTCGGATTCAAGTTCGGCTTCTAATTGCTCCATTTCCACCACATCTCTATGCGGTTCTTCTGTTATAACGCTGCTTGCATTTTCACCTTCATCATTTATGGAAAGACCGTAAACTTCAATATTATTGTTCGCCTCACTGGATTTCTCGGAAACAGATTGTTTGATATTGGCGGTATTTTCAACCTTTGAATCGTAGGATGATTTTCTTTTGGAAATTTCAGCTTTTAGTTCTTGAACAACTTTAGCGGTCTCGTCTACTGCTGCATTTAGCCTCTCGATTTCGGCTTTCCCGGCTGACATCATGTACATTATGCCAACTCCTACTCCATAACCGAAAGATGATTTGTCTGATAACAATTATAACAAACCAGAAACAGTAAATTTTCTGAATTACAGATGGTTATGCACTAAAAGGCAAAGAGACAACAGATAACAATATATTCATCTTTAAAATAGCTCATAACAACCAATATTGTCCAATATTCCCATAAAGAGCTTACAGATTCATTTTTGGTTGCCTAGGTGGAGACTTTCAGAAAGTCACCCATTTGGATTTAAAAAGTGTGAGACTCAACGTGGCGATACGATACGGTCCCAAGCCGAGGCGCTAGGCGCAAAAACGCACCACTTTTAGTACGCAAGGCGCAATTTATTCATATAATTCTTTTTACACTTTTCAAAGGTTTCTAGCATCATTTGCCAAAAATTTAGACATAAATAAGCTCTATATATGGTTTAATATCAAAATAACTAGGGATGCAAACAaaccaaacgttcagcgaacagttcatgaaccattcggcgggaagttcgtttacgttcgttcgtttgattaatgaacgaacatgaacaagaaattttgttcggttagttaaatgaacgaacatgaacaagaaattttgttcggttagttaaatgaacgaacacgaacagatgtctcgttcgttcaattacGCTCGTGAgcgttcggtaacgtgtttgtgaacattcgttcatgttcgtttgtttatgctgttcattaaattttttttagcatttatttattttatccaaactttttatattctttaaaTCTTTGTTTATCTCATTACCCAAACTAAtaaaataggaaactctatcTCCACCTTATTTATGCACTACTCCACTTTCCTTCTCATTATTCACATCGAAAAATGCTATCGACCTTCGTTCAACGATTAGGGCTTCAAGGTCTAGTGCCGCTCCCTCTCACCATCCACCTCTAGCTACTGTCGTCTTCACCGATTTTATCTGTGTTCGTCAACCATTCGTGAACATGTtctttccttaatgaacgaacacgaacaaacaAATCTCGTtcagtaagtgttcatgaaccgttcatgaacacattATATCCTTAAcgacaagaccttgttcgtgttcatttggttcgtttacagccctaaaaaTAACCTATATGTACTACCTAAAAGACCTATTGTACAACATCTTGATGCACAAATCTACTGTATAATATAGctatcatcttcttcatttcactTTAATAAGGTCAGAACCAAAGTTCCCTATAATTAGTCTAGCCTATTACATAATGAAATCAAACTTAAAGAAACATAAAACCAAGAGGTGAAAGAAAGAAACTACCTTTAACATCAAAAGACTGACACTTTGCAAACCCATTTCTCCCTACACGCCTCTTCTTCAAACAAACACCAAACTTCTTCTTaccatcatcatcaacattaacAACTCTTCTTTCATTATTCAACCGATAACCCTTTATTCCACCACTCCTCCCCACCTTCTTCCTTACATTCTTTGACCCATTTGAAGCACTACAAAACCTAAAAACCGGTGACATTTCTTCAGAAGCATTCTTTGGTGAATCTGTGAGTAAATCATGATTATGTGAGAAAAGATTTGTGGGTTTGTTGTGATCTTTGTAAAGAATGTTTCTTGCAACATACCCAGATGCTGCAACTGCTGCTGCTAGCAGAAGTTGCCACATTGTATGATTTGAGGTTGAAGAAAAATAATAGGGGTTTGGAGATTGATGATGAAGAAGTTTAAAAGGTGTGAGTGAGTGAGTGAAGATTGAGAAGATTTCAGAGGAAAGAGTAATTTATTGACTCATGGAAGTTGCAGGTGCACATGATAGTGTTGAAGAAGGGGCTGAAACTCACGTGCTTCCTgtgtttgaaaatgaaaaatggtACACTTTGGGGGGAGTTTGAAGTTTCATTAGTTTTTCACTAAAGTATGTGATTTCTATAGAATTACAAAAAAATCGTCTTTCATGTTAACACCAGATTGTAAATTATGTcatttatcttcaataattacaaaaaaCGTACTTGATATTTGCAAAGTCTTGCACGTTATGTCATTTAGCCCTAACccaattaatttttatttttaaattaggtaacacaagggtattttagtctttttactcttttatctaaacattttaataaacaaaacaaaatataaacttaaaatattaatataacacatatatatacccttctctctctctctcctcactCTCTCTACCTATCTTTCCTTTAAATCACCTGCAACCACAACTTTCATGGCTCAATCACCGCCACCCTTAGCCACCACCACTCCCACCTCAACCATCAATAACGTCGTCCACCCTCAACCATCAATAACTCCAGGCACCCGCATATCCGGCCACTCAGTCCCTCTCTCTCGCTGCACACGCGTACTTGTTCTTTCTCTCATCTCTTtctccccccccccctctctctctctctctctctctctctctctctctctctctctctctctcaagtCCACCATCGCATACCCACAGATCAGTGGTAGTTGAGATAGATCTCATAGTTGTGGCCTTTAGAAAACAGATCGGTGGTGGTCGTGGCGGTTGTGGGTGGCTGAGTCAGACCTAGTGGTTGTGGCCTTTAGATAGTAGATCGGTGGCGAGGTGCTTGATCGGTGGTGACTGGTCTTTATGTTTTCTTGAACAATCGAGGGGGGTTTTATTGTGGGTTTGATTGAATCGGGTATAACTTAGGTTTTGATTATTTAGGTATGTTATAAAGATTGTAAATGGAATTGGGTTTTGGATTTTGATTTGAGTTTGGTGGGGAGTGTATACAATGATAGCAGGTGTTGAGTTTGATTTGAGTTTGGTGGATTTTGATTTGAGTCTGGTGGTGGTGGCAGGCGGGTGGTGTTGGTGGCAGcaagtggtggtggccggtggggGTAGGTGGTGATGGGCGATGGATGATTATATATTTTAGTATTtaaggtaaaatgaccaaaataccctcatgtgaggTCCaattggtcagatttaaccatgaaaactaactgagttatggctaaaggacataacgtgcaagggtttgcaaacatcgagtacgttttttgtaCTTATTGAAAATGAATGACATAGTTTGCAATCAGGTGTCAACATAAATGACTTttgtttttgtaatttactctttctaTAAAATAAGATGAGAATAGGTAAACTTTCTACCCATCGAATCATCTCTTGCCATGTCAACTCCTTTCTTTAACTCTCTTTTTGCCAAAAAAAACATAAGCGATGGTCACCTCTCTTGGGCAgaggtaaactatttttttaatttaaagaGTAAACtaccaaaatggtccctgagattTCATCACTTTtcccactttagtccaaaactttcaaaccttttgaatctgggtccctcttatttcaattttgttgccattttcatctaaaagcaaaatctggtgagattttttttttgtctttttcctcccttttattGAAGAGCAAAATTgtcatatttttttaatttgttaaaataaaacgttaaaagaccattttgcccttcattaaaagggaggaaaaagacaaaaaaactggatgttaatagaaaaatctgaccagattttgatttttgaTGAAAATGGTAACAAAATTAAAACCACAGGAAcacagattcaaaaggtttgagttttggactacagtggtaaaagtgaccaaaccttagggaccattttgacagtttactctaatttaaattatgtatttaaacaagataaataaatataaatggcATTAATTAAATAAAGACATTACATTAAACTAAATTGAAAAAAGACAATACATAAAATTAAAACaagtaaaataaattaaaaccataaaaaaatagaaattgCATGGccagatatttttttttttgtgatctTGTGTTTTCGGGCTAGTATGATTTCCAACATCCCCGGTGAAACATTGTCGTGTGGCCTGTTAAACGTCTTCAAATCCTTATCAAACAAAAGTGATCTCGCCACCTCTCGATACCAAAAATCGTTGAATAAGTTCAACTTTCCTTGCATAGGTTTGATGAAAGGTTCGGGTACTTCCTCCAACCGTTGCATTGTAATGTTCGGGAACTTTTTTTCCATAAATATCAGATTTTTGTTGATTGCCTTTTGTCTTGTTTAAACTACAATGAACATATGTCTTGGCTAATGCCTCTTCTTGTGTCTTCGTCCAATTTTAACGATCCGCCTTACCCCATTTCCTTTCGGTTCATCTTCGGCTTCAAGTTCTTCTTCTTCGACATAATCTTCATTTTCGTCTTCATCTAAGTTTTGAGTCTCGAGCAAAAATTCTTCTTCTTTATCGTTATCATCGTATATCAGAAGGCATGTGTTCAACAATATCTCTTGGTGATTGAGTTGGTGGATTCCGATAAGAAAACGAGTCAAAAGAGTTTTGGGCATCCATAGGATATTCATACAAACCAGGTGCAACCATCGTGGGACCTGTGTGGGAGTGAAAATAATTGTGATGGAAAATTGGTTGGGGTTGGGTGTTGTAGAAACCCGGTTGTGTAGTCTGGGGGTAAAAATATGGAGGTTGAGAGCGTGAGGAATAACTGAGTTGTGATTGAAATGGCACACTTGAACCACTCGATCTGTCTCGTCTACTTTGCGAGTCGTGCCCCATCGCCTTCGAATCGGAACCCGAAATTTTTTTTTGCCATCACCCTTGTTTTGTCTATCCATAGTATATGAAAAATTTGAGATTGTGAGTATGTAAATCGGGTGAAAAATGAGATGGATAAGTGGAATTTAAAGTGATGaacaaattatttttttaatgagTTAACGGCTATAAAGCCGTTTATAAAATATCCCCAACGGTCAAAAATGCCTCCCCTCACGCGGTAAAGACTCACCGATACAAACTCCACTCTCGCGGTAAACTATCTCGGCGCCGATGTTCCCTGACGGTAAACTAGTTTACCGATGCGTTTCCCgtagggctggcaattttacacgaatacacgaatacatgacacgaacctacacgaagttaacaggtatcgtgtatggccttaacaggtatcgtgtaccaaacagctagacacgagattacctgttaattttcgtgtataaacaggttaaatacatgtttacctgttaatacctatTAGTATacgataagaaattaaattaaataaaactcatcagccatgtgcgtgtgggttccttaattcctttctatttacattcctcattcaattaaaaaaaataaaaccctgaACTCCCTCTGTAACTCTCAGATAGCATGTCATGTTCGTGTTTTTattcgtgttaacaggtattaacagataattttcgtgtataacagtcgtgttaacaggtattaacaggtaattttcgtgtatatcgtgtcgtgttcgtgttcgtgtttgaaaaaaaggacacgataagttatcgtgtcgtgttcgtgtatgggatttcgtgtatcgtgtcttatcgtgtacgaGTATACACGATATGCCCGCCCTAGTTTCCCGCACCCACCCCGTACACCCTTAGTTTAATAGTTTATTTATTAATAGAGTCCAATAATTTCAGAGTTTGTTTCAAATTC
It encodes:
- the LOC110924603 gene encoding protein POLAR LOCALIZATION DURING ASYMMETRIC DIVISION AND REDISTRIBUTION isoform X1 — protein: MWQLLLAAAVAASGYVARNILYKDHNKPTNLFSHNHDLLTDSPKNASEEMSPVFRFCSASNGSKNVRKKVGRSGGIKGYRLNNERRVVNVDDDGKKKFGVCLKKRRVGRNGFAKCQSFDVKDKSSFGYGVGVGIMYMMSAGKAEIERLNAAVDETAKVVQELKAEISKRKSSYDSKVENTANIKQSVSEKSSEANNNIEVYGLSINDEGENASSVITEEPHRDVVEMEQLEAELESELLKLQVSTTSSSFQNKTTAEDLDLEYNQGNGVMPYELDQKLCHLLIEQQESQIVDLESELQHTNSKLVEKESELQALKDCVKRLSDLSVTCPSDEETEGALDEARNKMIYGNGRSMAGIKRAIDFD
- the LOC110924603 gene encoding protein POLAR LOCALIZATION DURING ASYMMETRIC DIVISION AND REDISTRIBUTION isoform X2, with amino-acid sequence MWQLLLAAAVAASGYVARNILYKDHNKPTNLFSHNHDLLTDSPKNASEEMSPVFRFCSASNGSKNVRKKVGRSGGIKGYRLNNERRVVNVDDDGKKKFGVCLKKRRVGRNGFAKCQSFDVKDKSSFGYGVGVGIMYMMSAGKAEIERLNAAVDETAKVVQELKAEISKRKSSYDSKVENTANIKQSVSEKSSEANNNIEVYGLSINDEGENASSVITEEPHRDVVEMEQLEAELESELLKLQVSTTSSSFQGNGVMPYELDQKLCHLLIEQQESQIVDLESELQHTNSKLVEKESELQALKDCVKRLSDLSVTCPSDEETEGALDEARNKMIYGNGRSMAGIKRAIDFD